One part of the Ursus arctos isolate Adak ecotype North America unplaced genomic scaffold, UrsArc2.0 scaffold_14, whole genome shotgun sequence genome encodes these proteins:
- the LOC113242635 gene encoding olfactory receptor 24, with translation MEPRNQTSASEFILLGLSENPEQETLLFALFLCMYVVTVVGNLLIILAISSDSHLHTPMYFFLANLSLVDFGLATNTVPKMLVSIQIRSKSISYPCCLTQMYFFHFFGIMDSVLIAVMAYDRFVAICHPLHYTTIMSPRLCGLLAGGPWVFSCFISLTHILLMVRLVFCGNNKIPHYFCDLTPLLRLSCTDTSVNKIFVLIVAGMVIATPFLCILASYACIIVAIMKVPSAGGRKKAFSTCSSHLSVVALFYGTTIGVYLCPSSVRTAVKETASAVMYTAVTPLLNPFIYSLRNRDLKGALRKLVNRKITSSS, from the coding sequence ATGGAACCAAGGAACCAAACCAGTGCATCCGAATTCATCCTCCTGGGGCTTTCGGAAAATCCAGAGCAGGAGACCCTCCTCTTTGCTCTGTTCCTCTGCATGTATGTGGTCACGGTAGTGGGGAACCTGCTTATCATCCTGGCCATCAGCTccgactcccacctccacacccccatgtacttcttcctggccaatcTCTCCTTGGTTGATTTTGGTCTGGCCACCAACACAGTCCCCAAGATGCTGGTCAGCATCCAGATCAGGAGCAAGTCAATCTCCTATCCCTGTTGCCTGACCCAGATGtacttcttccatttctttggcATTATGGACAGTGTCTTGATTGCTGTGATGGCTTATGACAGGTTTGTGGCTATCTGTCACCCCTTACACTACACCACCATCATGAGCCCACGCCTCTGTGGCCTGCTGGCTGGTGGCCCATGGGTGTTTTCCTGCTTCATCTCCCTCACTCATATCCTCTTGATGGTGCGCCTGGTTTTCTGTGGGAACAACAAGATTCCTCACTACTTCTGTGACCTCACTCCTCTTCTCAGGCTTTCTTGCACTGACACCTCTGTGAACAAGATCTTTGTGCTCATCGTGGCCGGGATGGTGATAGCCACACCTTTCCTCTGCATCCTGGCCTCCTATGCTTGCATCATTGTGGCCATCATGAAGGTCCCCTCTGCAGGGGGCAGGAAGAAAGCCTTTTCCACCTGCAGCTCCCATCTGTCTGTGGTTGCTCTCTTCTATGGGACCACCATTGGGGTCTATTTGTGTCCTTCCTCTGTGCGCACAGCTGTGAAGGAGACAGCCTCTGCTGTGATGTACACGGCAGTCACCCCCCTGCTGAACCCCTttatctacagcctgaggaaccgGGATCTGAAGGGCGCCCTGAGGAAGCTTGTCAACAGAAAAATTACTTCATCTTCCTGA